CAAAAAGTCTACTTGCATCTAGATTCAAACTTTTAAACCTGTAACACCAACGCCTTATAATTAGCAACTATAATTTCAAGCCATCCGTACTAAGGATAGAAGGTTGCATaagttataaacttataatggTCACGTTTCTGCCACACTGAAATGAAGGAGTTCCTTCTGTAGGCCTTTCTCGAAAGTGTATCCATGTGTGAGAATTTGCTTGAGCACAAAATATACTTCCCTACATACTAGAATTTGATATCTGGTTTAAATGAggccaacaaaaataaaataaaccagtAAGAAAACCATCTCCttacaggggaaaaaaaaaatcaaattttctaaTCACATTTCATCACTTGGCAATGACTTATACATAGCCgaaacatataaataaacacTGAGAAAGAACCATGGTAGGCATTCgagttgttttctttatatatgacTGAGCTTTGGTGACATTTTTATACTTCAATATGGTGTTTTGATTCTCCACCCAATAAATTTCTGTGCGTGCTGGATATAACCAGAATATTTTACCTCTATAACAAATTCAGTAcagaaaccaaaatagaaaaaaaaaacaaaaaaaaaaacgaactGATTACATTGCAAAATGCATAGGGGACtcacctttttttcttctttttctttcagaTGGTGGAGACTGAGTTACAGCGGACAGGGACGTGCGACAGTGGGTCGGTGAGcgagagagtgagagggtgaCTGAGCGGTGAGGCTGAGAGGGTGAGTGGGTTGGGGCCGGCGTCGGCGTCGGCGACGGTGacgctgagagagtgagagaaggagagggtgagtgagagtgggtCGGAGACTGAGAGAGGGGTTTCAGAGGACCGGTGAGGCTGAGAGGGTCAGTGGGTGAGTGGGTCGGCGTCGGCGACGGTGacgctgagagagtgagagaaggagagggtgagtgagagtgggtCGGAGACTGAGAGAGGGGTTTCAGAGGACCGGTGAGGCTGAGAGGGTCAGTGGGTGAGTGGGTCGGCGTCGGCGACGGTGacgctgagagagtgagagaaggagagggtgagtgagagaaggagagggagagtgggTCGGAGACAGAGAGGGGGTTTGACTGATGAGGGAGAGTGAGATTGAGATTGGAGAGCGTTAAATTCAAAAAACGCCTATTAGAAATCGAGTGcctgagactcgatttccattttggaaatcgagtcttagacaGTCGATTTCCATGTGTAGtccacgtggaaatcgagttttagacactcgatttCCACGTGTACTCCAACGTCTTTTTTGCCATGTCAAAGGACGTAAACCGAgccttagagactcgatttaggggcccaaaatcgagcctctgaggctcgagttgctagtttgcgaaaatgtttccaaactgaccctactaactaaatagttggggttttatgggtaattacccattttcgccggAAATAGTCGAAAAACCTAAATGGAGTGGGTGTTGGTAGTTTGAATGGGAAtaggaagatgaagaaaaaggtGTCAGCAATACTGTATCACTATCCTTGTCCAGACGGCGCTTTCGCTGCATTGGCGGCTCACCTTTACTTCTCCGCCACATCGCTCCCTGCTCTCTTCTTTCCCAACACTGTCTACAATCCCATCAAACCTCAAAACCTTCCTCTCCATGAATTTGAAATCGGTGATCTCTACCTCCTTGATTTCGTGGGTCCCTCCGGATTTGTCCAACAACTCTCCTCCATAGTTGACAGAGTAGTCATCTTGGACCATCACAAAACTGCGCTATCCGAAACTTCGCTTCTTACTACTGACAATGTGAGTAAGGTGATAGACATGGAGAGGAGTGGGGCCACCATtgcttttgattattttaaggatAAGCTtattaatgataataataaacatGATGATGGTCATTTGGGTGTATATGAGCGTGTTAGGCCACTGTTCGATTACATTGAAGATGGAGATCTTTGGAGGTGGAGGCTTCTCAATAGCAAAGCTTTTAGCAGTGGTTTGAAAGATTTGAGTATCGAATATGATGTTCGCTTAAACCCCACCTTGTTTCAACAGGTAACCCTCCTATTCCTACTACTACAACTATTCTATGCCTcgtcaatttcttctttaaataaaaaatgaatcttTGGCAGTTACTTGGCTTGGATGTGGAGTCTGTGATTACTCAAGGCATGTTAAGCTTGTCACACAAGCAGATATTAATAGATGATGCTCTCAACCACTCTTATCAAATTGCCCTTGCTGCTGGACGTTTTGGACATTGCCTTGTATGCAaattaattttctctctcttactttctGTTATGCTCACtcatattaaatttattttctatgttttcttattaaaaaaaaaatttggggaaattgaatttgaattacTAATCTTGCCCACCAATTTGTAGGCTGTTGATGCAGACTCCATTTCAGAGTTGAGGAGTGAATTAGGGCACCAATTGGCTACCAAAAGTCGTAATCAAAATTTGAGGTTTGTCATAAatgctttctttcattttttcattttgttctctacaatttttttttccttcatttctaGCTTTTGTGCATAAGCTTGAAAGAAATGTGCCACGCCAATAGTTAATAGCAAGAATAACTACTGTAAGACTGATACATGAATAAAGAAACTTGGTGACTCAAATGATATGGATAGTTCCAAATggattcataattttttttttttttttttttttttttgtctatgtAATTCTTCTGAAAATTATTCAAAGCTTTACGAAAATTTTGATTGAGCAGCAAGTTAACCCTCAGTATTTATCTTTTGCCAGTCCACTTCTTGTGTTTATACTTTTGCAagaacacacaaacacaatttGGAGTGTGGAAAATTCTAAGTGGATCAGTAACACTATTCTTTCCATGAATACATGATGTATTGAGCAATTATAAGGGTTGGAGTCAATCTAAATTTCACATAGGAGGTAGAGTCGTCTTTCCGATTACTGATTCAATTGGGGTGGACTTTCCTTTTGCTAGTaactataatatttataatataagcTACATAGAAATTTATTCATTAGCTTAAAGGGCTTATGATTCTGAAGCACTTAGTTATAGTATATACAAAAGGAACATGATTAAACTCAAGAACACTTGCAGCCTGAAAAGTACATACTAGAAGTCTCTCTTTGCAGATTACACAACTTTGTGCTGTGGAATGCacgtatcttttttttttttcctggaaaTTACTTCAGTATGATCAAATGGGAATTCTTTCTAAAATCTATAGGCATTCCTTTCTTGAAATCCCTACATTTTCCATGCAGTGGAAGGTCACAAAAGGATCCTTGGGTGGGGTATTTTCCTAAATGTAGAAGATCAAGCATTGGAAGCTTTTGAA
The Quercus lobata isolate SW786 chromosome 10, ValleyOak3.0 Primary Assembly, whole genome shotgun sequence DNA segment above includes these coding regions:
- the LOC115962861 gene encoding uncharacterized protein LOC115962861 isoform X2; this encodes MKKKVSAILYHYPCPDGAFAALAAHLYFSATSLPALFFPNTVYNPIKPQNLPLHEFEIGDLYLLDFVGPSGFVQQLSSIVDRVVILDHHKTALSETSLLTTDNVSKVIDMERSGATIAFDYFKDKLINDNNKHDDGHLGVYERVRPLFDYIEDGDLWRWRLLNSKAFSSGLKDLSIEYDVRLNPTLFQQLLGLDVESVITQGMLSLSHKQILIDDALNHSYQIALAAGRFGHCLAVDADSISELRSELGHQLATKSRNQNLSPLLVFILLQEHTNTIWSVENSKWISNTILSMNT
- the LOC115962861 gene encoding uncharacterized protein LOC115962861 isoform X1; protein product: MKKKVSAILYHYPCPDGAFAALAAHLYFSATSLPALFFPNTVYNPIKPQNLPLHEFEIGDLYLLDFVGPSGFVQQLSSIVDRVVILDHHKTALSETSLLTTDNVSKVIDMERSGATIAFDYFKDKLINDNNKHDDGHLGVYERVRPLFDYIEDGDLWRWRLLNSKAFSSGLKDLSIEYDVRLNPTLFQQLLGLDVESVITQGMLSLSHKQILIDDALNHSYQIALAAGRFGHCLAVDADSISELRSELGHQLATKSRNQNLRGIGAVVYRVPELENDQLLKISLRSVDGEDTTPISQEFGGGGHQNASSFLLSFAEFEQWKVCGNA
- the LOC115962861 gene encoding uncharacterized protein LOC115962861 isoform X3: MKKKVSAILYHYPCPDGAFAALAAHLYFSATSLPALFFPNTVYNPIKPQNLPLHEFEIGDLYLLDFVGPSGFVQQLSSIVDRVVILDHHKTALSETSLLTTDNVSKVIDMERSGATIAFDYFKDKLINDNNKHDDGHLGVYERVRPLFDYIEDGDLWRWRLLNSKAFSSGLKDLSIEYDVRLNPTLFQQLLGLDVESVITQGMLSLSHKQILIDDALNHSYQIALAAGRFGHCLAVDADSISELRSELGHQLATKSRNQNLRNSEVVDIKMPVLFC